A single Eisenibacter elegans DSM 3317 DNA region contains:
- a CDS encoding DUF721 domain-containing protein produces the protein MYQDKKKYGRGRESHRAGTTDINAAIAELLDVYKLKGKFLETQVLNAWDEVLGQTVAKQTKRLYIRDQVLYAEIISPSLRQELFLHKSQIISRLNTHAGAEVVQQLVLS, from the coding sequence ATGTATCAAGACAAGAAAAAATACGGACGTGGACGCGAGTCGCATAGAGCAGGCACTACCGACATCAACGCCGCTATTGCCGAGCTATTGGATGTCTACAAACTAAAGGGGAAGTTTCTCGAAACACAGGTGCTCAATGCCTGGGATGAGGTGCTGGGGCAAACTGTCGCCAAACAAACCAAGCGCCTCTACATCCGAGACCAAGTGTTGTATGCCGAAATCATTTCGCCTTCGCTCAGACAAGAGCTTTTTTTGCATAAATCTCAAATTATCAGCCGCCTCAACACCCACGCCGGAGCAGAGGTTGTCCAGCAATTGGTATTGAGCTAG
- a CDS encoding OsmC family protein has translation MAIVRKATAVWQGTGLEGKGTLSAPSKFFDNTPYGYKPRFQNEDGTLGSNPEELIAASHAGCFAMALSFAIVGAGFTADELKVDAKVVLEPTDDGFGITGITLTLQGKVSGMGEAQFMELAEKAKQTCPISKALSSVPIHLEASFVS, from the coding sequence ATGGCAATTGTACGCAAAGCCACTGCCGTATGGCAAGGCACAGGCCTCGAAGGCAAGGGCACACTCAGCGCCCCAAGCAAATTTTTTGACAATACGCCTTATGGCTACAAGCCCCGCTTTCAGAACGAAGACGGAACCCTAGGCTCTAACCCCGAAGAACTCATTGCGGCCTCACACGCAGGCTGTTTTGCGATGGCGCTTAGCTTCGCCATTGTAGGCGCAGGCTTTACTGCTGACGAGCTAAAGGTAGATGCCAAGGTCGTTTTGGAACCTACTGACGACGGTTTCGGCATTACCGGTATCACGCTTACGCTACAAGGAAAAGTCAGCGGTATGGGCGAAGCGCAGTTTATGGAGTTGGCCGAAAAAGCCAAACAAACCTGCCCTATTTCCAAAGCACTTAGCAGTGTACCCATTCATCTAGAGGCAAGCTTTGTGAGCTAA
- a CDS encoding protein-tyrosine-phosphatase, whose product MSTFITTFVVGGLHWFLQALMFFTTPQTPSPMDSSSSLHPAVAAYVAERSQEFDQITSERKAVLAQMAVFVREQVAAQAPVKMVFICTHNSRRSHFGQVWAAVAAYHYGIEGVETYSGGTEATACNPRTIAALARVGMEITAQSTGDNPLYHIRYAAEVAPVVAFSKKFGDTPNPTQGFCAVMTCTQADEACPFVPGALKRFATPYEDPKAFDGTPDEARMYDERCRQIARELLYVFSLLKK is encoded by the coding sequence ATGTCTACCTTTATCACCACCTTTGTTGTTGGCGGCCTGCATTGGTTTTTGCAGGCGCTGATGTTTTTTACAACCCCTCAAACCCCCTCACCGATGGATTCATCTTCCTCTTTACATCCTGCGGTAGCGGCCTATGTGGCCGAACGCAGCCAAGAGTTTGACCAAATTACTTCCGAGCGCAAGGCCGTATTGGCACAAATGGCCGTTTTTGTACGCGAGCAAGTAGCCGCCCAAGCACCTGTGAAGATGGTCTTTATCTGCACACATAATTCGCGCCGCAGCCATTTTGGGCAAGTGTGGGCAGCCGTAGCCGCCTACCACTATGGTATCGAAGGGGTAGAGACCTATTCCGGCGGCACAGAGGCCACCGCTTGCAATCCGCGTACGATTGCCGCCTTAGCACGTGTGGGGATGGAGATCACCGCACAAAGCACGGGTGACAACCCGCTGTACCACATCCGTTATGCCGCAGAGGTCGCCCCGGTCGTGGCTTTTTCCAAAAAATTTGGTGATACCCCCAACCCCACCCAAGGTTTTTGTGCGGTAATGACCTGCACCCAAGCCGACGAAGCCTGCCCCTTTGTGCCCGGCGCGCTCAAACGCTTTGCCACCCCTTACGAGGATCCTAAAGCCTTTGATGGCACGCCTGACGAAGCCCGTATGTATGACGAGCGCTGCCGCCAAATAGCTCGCGAACTATTGTATGTGTTTTCTTTGTTAAAAAAATAG